One stretch of Thermanaerosceptrum fracticalcis DNA includes these proteins:
- a CDS encoding YgiQ family radical SAM protein produces MAVPFLPISREDMEQLNWNYLDFLIITGDAYVDHPSFGTAIIGRYLEYLGFKVGIIPQPDWRDPQSLLKLGTPGLGVLITAGNLDSMLNHYTSRKKKRSRDLYSPGGQRGLRPDRATIVYTNLARQVFRSKPIIIGGIEASLRRFAHYDYWDNKVRRSILFDSKADLLVYGMAEYQIKHIAEGLKEGKTWSELTALPGICYISENKPEKYLEMPSFEECTASKEAFAQAFKISYLEQDPIRGRGLAQFHQDNRYLIQNPPAPPLTQEEMDRIYNLPYSRTYHPIYKNTPVPALEEIKFSITSHRGCFGACAFCALHFHQGRIIQNRSHQSILQEAHEMTLAPDFKGYIHDVGGPTANFRQPSCKKQLKYGTCRDRQCLVPKPCPQLEVDHTDYLHLLRSLRKIPKIKKVFVRSGLRYDYLLLDKKSPFLLELCEHHISGQLKVAPEHAAPKVTSIMGKSPITVFDQFHQAYHATNKRLKKKQYLIPYFMSGHPGTTLTDAIYLAEYLRDFGFQPDQVQEFIPTPGSLSTCMYYTGLDPFTYQKVHVPDPEERILQRALLQYKKPENYPLVLSALKKAGRQDLIGTGKECLIPPPRNVNNRTVNLTKSTSGINKKRY; encoded by the coding sequence GTGGCGGTTCCTTTTTTACCCATTTCCAGAGAAGATATGGAGCAACTGAACTGGAATTATCTTGATTTTTTAATTATAACGGGTGATGCTTATGTTGATCACCCCAGTTTTGGTACAGCCATCATCGGGCGTTATTTGGAGTATCTGGGGTTTAAAGTAGGTATTATCCCCCAGCCCGACTGGCGTGATCCCCAGTCCCTGCTGAAATTGGGTACTCCAGGTTTAGGCGTCCTAATCACGGCGGGTAATCTTGATTCTATGCTCAACCATTATACATCCCGGAAGAAAAAAAGATCCCGGGATCTTTATTCTCCCGGAGGTCAAAGGGGTTTACGCCCCGACAGGGCAACCATTGTTTATACCAACCTGGCCAGGCAGGTATTCAGGAGTAAACCAATTATTATCGGCGGTATAGAAGCATCCCTTCGTCGTTTTGCCCATTATGATTACTGGGATAATAAGGTAAGACGTTCCATTCTTTTTGACAGTAAGGCAGACCTTTTAGTTTATGGGATGGCCGAATATCAGATTAAACACATTGCCGAGGGTCTAAAGGAAGGCAAAACCTGGTCAGAATTAACTGCTTTACCCGGAATATGCTATATTTCCGAGAATAAGCCTGAAAAATATTTGGAAATGCCCTCCTTTGAGGAGTGTACAGCTTCCAAAGAAGCCTTTGCCCAGGCCTTTAAAATCTCCTATTTGGAGCAAGATCCTATTCGCGGCAGAGGTTTGGCCCAGTTCCACCAGGACAACAGGTACTTAATACAGAATCCTCCAGCGCCACCCTTGACCCAGGAAGAAATGGACAGGATTTATAACCTTCCCTACAGCAGAACATACCACCCGATCTATAAAAACACTCCCGTACCGGCTTTGGAAGAGATTAAATTCAGCATCACCAGTCATCGTGGCTGTTTTGGGGCTTGTGCCTTCTGTGCCCTGCATTTTCACCAGGGGCGGATTATTCAAAACAGGTCCCACCAGTCTATCTTGCAGGAAGCCCATGAGATGACCTTGGCCCCGGATTTCAAAGGATATATCCATGATGTGGGGGGGCCTACGGCCAACTTTCGTCAACCGTCCTGCAAGAAACAGTTAAAGTATGGTACCTGCCGCGACAGGCAGTGTTTAGTTCCCAAACCCTGTCCCCAGTTGGAAGTGGACCATACGGATTATTTGCACTTGTTACGATCACTTAGGAAAATACCCAAAATAAAGAAGGTCTTTGTGCGCTCAGGTCTCCGCTATGATTATTTATTGTTGGATAAAAAGTCCCCTTTTTTGCTGGAATTATGTGAACATCATATCAGCGGACAGTTGAAAGTAGCACCGGAACATGCCGCACCCAAGGTGACATCCATTATGGGAAAATCCCCCATCACCGTTTTTGACCAGTTTCATCAGGCCTATCATGCCACAAATAAACGGCTCAAGAAAAAACAGTATCTCATCCCGTACTTCATGTCCGGGCATCCCGGTACAACATTGACAGATGCCATCTATTTAGCCGAGTACCTGCGGGATTTTGGTTTTCAGCCTGATCAGGTCCAGGAGTTTATCCCTACTCCCGGCAGCCTGTCTACCTGTATGTATTACACCGGTCTTGATCCCTTTACCTATCAGAAGGTTCACGTGCCTGATCCAGAAGAAAGAATTCTGCAAAGGGCACTCTTACAGTATAAAAAGCCCGAGAATTATCCTCTTGTCCTGTCTGCTCTAAAAAAAGCGGGACGACAGGATTTAATCGGTACCGGAAAAGAGTGCCTCATTCCGCCGCCACGCAATGTTAATAACCGGACGGTCAATTTAACTAAATCGACGTCGGGTATAAATAAAAAGCGGTACTAG